Proteins co-encoded in one Lynx canadensis isolate LIC74 chromosome C1, mLynCan4.pri.v2, whole genome shotgun sequence genomic window:
- the FNDC10 gene encoding fibronectin type III domain-containing protein 10, protein MRAPPLLLLLAACAPPPRAAATAPTPPGWEPAADAPWCPYKVLPEGPEAGGGRLCFRSPARGFRCQAPGCAAHASAGRSLRASVLRNRSVLLQWRLAPAEARRVRAFALNCSWRGAYTRFPCERVLLGASCRDYLLPDVHDGVRYRLCLQPLPLRAEPAAAAAAAAAAAAAAPEPAGPAECVEFAAEPAGMREIVVAMTAVGGSICVMLVVICLLVAYITENLMHPAFGRPGLRRQP, encoded by the coding sequence ATGCGCGccccgccgctgctgctgctgctggccgcCTGCGCGCCgccgccccgcgccgccgccaccgccccgACGCCGCCGGGCTGGGAGCCGGCGGCCGACGCGCCCTGGTGCCCCTACAAGGTGCTGCCCGAGGGCCCCGAGGCGGGCGGCGGGCGCCTGTGCTTCCGCAGCCCCGCGCGCGGCTTCCGCTGCCAGGCGCCCGGCTGCGCGGCGCACGCCTCGGCCGGCCGCTCGCTGCGCGCCAGCGTCCTGCGCAACCGCAGCGTGCTGCTGCAGTGGCGCCTGGCGCCGGCCGAGGCGCGCCGCGTGCGCGCCTTCGCGCTCAACTGCTCGTGGCGCGGCGCCTACACGCGCTTCCCGTGCGAGCGCGTGCTGCTCGGCGCCTCCTGCCGAGACTACCTGCTGCCCGACGTGCACGACGGCGTGCGCTACCGCCTGTGCCTGCAGCCGCTGCCGCTGCGCGCCgagcccgccgccgccgccgccgccgccgccgccgccgccgccgccgccccggagCCCGCCGGGCCCGCCGAGTGCGTGGAGTTCGCTGCCGAGCCGGCCGGCATGCGGGAGATCGTGGTGGCCATGACGGCGGTGGGCGGCTCCATCTGCGTCATGCTGGTGGTCATCTGCCTGCTCGTGGCCTACATCACCGAGAACCTCATGCACCCGGCTTTTGGGCGCCCCGGCCTGCGCAGGCAGCCCTGA